Within the Apostichopus japonicus isolate 1M-3 chromosome 6, ASM3797524v1, whole genome shotgun sequence genome, the region GCAGTTTGACTAAACATACAGTGTATCATCATTTAATGTTCTACAGACTCCTATGAATAACATTTGTCCttatcactctaataggcatcaGAAATCATGCAAATAGCTGCATCTctcatcaaaatccatcaaagattgccactttacaagtcttttctcaattctagttttatttatgaagaaACATTATCTAAATTGTGCACATCCATGATGTAAAGGGAATGACAGCCGAATTGTCTGTTATGTTACTGTATTCCTTTGTTTTGACATCATCTACTCACCAACGGCAAGCTACACACTACGTTTGAACTTCCTGACCcatgctgacctcaaatgacctttgactatTACCAACAACAATCCCAAACCAGCTCTACCTAAGGGGAACCTGCATACCAAATATGTACCCCAGTTATCCTTCTGAAGTTAGAGAGTTTACGGCCCACACCCTCACACACAAGCCATCACCAACATAGAATCCATATGCCTtcggaaaggaatcaaaagatTAATTGCACCGATCAATATGAAAATGGGTTTGTGTTGAGCTCTGCATGTACAGCCCTCTATAGTAAATTTAGTAATTAAATCTGTCTACATTGCTAAATGTTACACTCTACCTGTATTATTCCTTAGGAATGTCACCAAGTTTTCATACGATCTCTCTGTATAGTTGAATCTAAGTACTGGTTTACGTCGGTGAAAGAGCAGAATATCAGGGACAGCGACAATGCCGTATCTGGTGTACAACctgaggaaggaaggaaggaaggaagtcAAAAACTTGATGAGTTCTGGTAAAACTTTATTGCTACAAGAACTTATTGTTACTAAAGACAATGACTGTACCAACACATAACATGGTGGCAGAAATATATTAGTATTTTCAGCCTGCAAGGCGGTTATTTTACAACCCCAGCAGGTACACGTGGGAGAAGCCGAAGGGCTGGTTACTTACACTCCACGAAGGGTGGCTAGCCAATTTACGATCTTATCCcattttcgattttttttttcaattttggaaGACCATTTTAAGACGGGACAACCATGAATTTCTCATGCAttaaaaacccaccttacttgGGCTCGACAGGGAATGACTACTGGTtgaatgggaggggggtgggcatACACACCCCCACTCCCTCACACCCTGGATCCATGACTGCTATTTGTGGGCTAGTTATTTTTCAAAGGGCAACAGTGAGATAgctaactgtgaaatttgtgcGATGTGCTCAATGAGGAACGATGAGAGAAATAGTTATCAAGGCTTAAAATTAATCACAGGGCACCAAAACTCAATTTCAAATGCCTAAGCTGGTCtcgttataaaaaaaaaagaagctatcTGATATTGCTTTCAAGGTCAGAGCTCACAATTAAGTACCACTTCTACATTTTAAAGTTAGACATAATACATAGTAAGAGCACTGATGGCATGGAACCAGCCAACGGTACTATGATATCTTGTAACAATGACACAAGTCATATCTTGAGTGGCACAGTAGTATTTTTCTGTAAATTATATATGGAAGAGCTCTAACTGTAAAAGTCATCTGTGTGACCAGTTTCACtaattaaataaagtaaaacataaaaatacctGAAGCACCACTGGCTtgattatttcatattatttagacttgatcaagtcttcagctttTCTAGGTGAAGGTTAATATATTCCACCTGTTCTATCTCTCAAGAAATGAAATAAGATTTTCTGCCGCTGCTTgtggaagttttttttgtatttatctcATCACTATGTGAATGGTTGGGTTGTGTCTACTCTAACATCACTTGTGTTACAATCATTGGTGCAAATTTCTTTTTCAGCAGAAATAAAGCAAAATGCTGAAGatatcttcattttcttttgttattgGATTTGATAGAAATCCTTCTCAGACCTTGGTTCGGTTTTCTTACCCACTAGACTGCGAGACATCCACCGCCATTATGTCTACGCCGGGAAAAGCTCGTCCAAGGGCATTGAAGTCGGGAGCCATTTCGACGGAGAAAGGACACTGCCTGGAAAAGAAGAGAACGACTGCGCAATGCTGTTTCGATGCCCCGTACTCGTCCGTCTCTGGTTCCTTCTCGAGTATCCTGAGACACTCGGAGGCATTGACCACGCTGACTCCCCCCGACGATGTCGATGACAGAGTGGCATTTTCCGAGACTGTTCGCAAAGAGCAAGGATAAGGAAACTTACAAGTGGTATTCTGGACTTGCGTACCAATATCCGTATCTGAGACCTGCCAACTGCCGCTGGGTAACGATGCGTAACATGTATCGTCCATCAAAACCTGTAATGCAACATCACGGTAGCTATAGAGGCAGTCGGATAACTTTTCCAGAGCCTGGTAGGCACGGGCCTGCAACTTCCTAATTTCTACCTGTTTGAGTATGTATTCTATGTCTGCCTCTTTTGGTGGGGAGGGCGTAGGGAACAACTCCAAAAATCTGGAATCCTCATCCCCGGAGACGTCTTCCGTTTCCAGTTGTACTACTTCGACTCCCCCGAAGCTTAACTCTCCTGTCTCGATGTCATCCTGAGAGGAGCAGGACACAATCGTCAGTATGAAAACTGAAGGCAGAATGAGAAAACATAGGGCATCGTCTAATCGAAACATGGGTATTGAGAGTTAAAAGCAAGAATCGCAAATGACTGCTCAATCAATTTTTGATGGGTCATAGAAAATTCTAACGATGAGTTTATATCCTACACATTTGTATAATTTGCCTATTAAACAAAACTGATACAATATTGTCACATGACATTCAGCCACAAAGTTCTGCCATGTCATTGCAAGCTGGAAATCATAGCCTGCCATACAACTGGGAATCATATCCCTCTTTAAAAAGTGCACAAAATGGTTTGGGGATAGGAGTGAGTGGCAGGATTTCCATTTATGCCctccctcatttacctccctccctaccccccccaacacccccaaACGATCTTGATTGGACAACACTCTATTGACTTGCTGGGGTCATACAGCTGGATGTATAAGTAGTCTCAGAAAGGGTACAGTACCAAGCCCTTTTGGTATCATACACCTAAATTAAGGTATCTTTGAAGAATATAAAAACCATTGGAAATACACAGGACTCAAAAAATGTTATAAGACACCTAAAGCTGCTTGGTAAATTAACCTGTTAGTTAGTGGAAATAAGGGACATGAAACGTAGTCTaagtaagaaatatatatacaaacttcTACTTTTCATGCTGTCAAATTGAGGTGAAAGCTCAAAAATTTGAGAAAAGTcaaattttttatataaaaatgtgaacatttcaatattttatctaAATACTCacttaaaaatagaataaacgCAAACATGACGTTTGAAATATAACTCCTCTATAAACGGTATATATACAAAAGGtatcaaattttaatataatgttTGATGCAGAGGTGTCAAGTACGTTGACTGACTTGGCTTGTTCGACTACTGCCTAGGCCTAAATTATATAAGGGACAGGGTATCATGCTCTGTTATCACGCTTGCCCTATATGAGATGGATATCAAATGAAGCCTGTAACATAGTGTAGTGAGGCCACTAATATGACATCAAAATTTGAGTACACATCCGCAGGCATTAGAAGACCAGATCAAGCCCGGGGAGATTTATATGACAGGATCCAATTTCATACAGGCCTTTTCTTCCTATTTCTTTGTTATGTATATTATGACAATGAGAATATGCTGTTATCTCATGGTAAACATTGACCCTGGTGTTGGGAACTTGGGACTGCAGCCTCTCTGGGTGTCTGACCCCCAACTTTTCCACCACACCTGGACCCATTGAAGGAGATGATATGACCAAATGGCAAGGACTGCTTGCCATAAACCATGTTTCAAAGCTTAGACTTTACATTTTTCACAATGTTAATACTTAGTCTATAAGTACAACTTCAATAAAGCTAATATGAATGTGGGAAGAATCATATTAACTCTTATGAAATTTTTCGCCTACAGTACTTGTTTGCACAATTGTTCATGTGTAtgcatagttacattcctatgTAGAAGTTAGTAAGTGCACATAGACCCATAAAGGTTTATAGATTTAAAAGTTTGTAACTGTAATATTCGGTAAATATCCGACAACGATTATCTAGTTTTGAACAAAGCATTTTATTAGAAATGCTGGACAGTGCGCAGCGATGTATTCGGCAAGCAGTCATGACAGATGTTGGACAAAGCACTGAATTGCCACACTACCATTTGGGTAACTTACGTTTTGGCATGTGTCTTGTGACTGGAAGTTCTCGCTATGTGTATTTAGTCCTAGGCTATAGCGAACGAGTACACATTTCTTGATGAAGGGGAAGTCGCAAGTATTCGCACCACCAAAAACTCTTGTTGCAATACCCATTTTGAGGTTTGGAGTCACCACTTTGGCTTTGATTAGTATAAAGTGCACTCAGGTTTTACGGGCTTGTTGCCACACTTTTATCGGTCAAgggtaggcctaggctagatcTATTACCGTTAGTGTGTCATACATTAATGTTGGGGGGCAGGCTATTGTCTGTGACCAATCCTTTTGACTTTTTATAACTTAATTGTTGCTTGAGATAATCgagtatatttcatttattctgTATCCTAGCATTATAGTCCAATGAGACAGCTAGGACTACAATTTCCCTAACATAATAATAGTACGGCAGACCAACGTACTTGACACCTCTTCTTTTGTCGTACGCTGCGGCGACGTAGTTATGCGCTGAATCGGATGTCGCAAAACTGGCTCCCGCAGAAAATTGTGTAGGACTAGGAGAAAGCTGTCGGTAGCATAGCTTATCCTAACTCTAAACCTAATTACATTACCCGTGACATATACAAATTGTTGTTATCGTTTATTTGAAGTTACAATATTTTACCACTGCAGTAGATTATAAGTTTTCCTGAGTAAGTGAATTTCATCCTGATAAAATGATCCTTATCACATTCCAGGTGTTGAGGTCGCTGTAGTGAACTGTATAATTTTCATCAAGCCACACAGTGATGCAATTATTTAATTGCTGTAGCGCTTGCTGTCCATACTCTGCACCTTACAACcgtaaaattaatattaattaggCAACAATGTTTAGCgtgtgaaataaattaaaatgtgaaaattataaCTACTACATGTTGCATCGATGGGAAAAAGTACATTCTGAACCTTAGCAATAGTTTCTTTACTGGCATTATGGAAATATTTTGCTAAGAAGACTATTCTACTCAACCAGGTCAAATCAAAGTCATCAGACTCTCTTGTAGGATA harbors:
- the LOC139969074 gene encoding uncharacterized protein; this translates as MKFTYSGKLIIYCSVFILTIVSCSSQDDIETGELSFGGVEVVQLETEDVSGDEDSRFLELFPTPSPPKEADIEYILKQVEIRKLQARAYQALEKLSDCLYSYRDVALQVLMDDTCYASLPSGSWQVSDTDIGTQVQNTTCKFPYPCSLRTVSENATLSSTSSGGVSVVNASECLRILEKEPETDEYGASKQHCAVVLFFSRQCPFSVEMAPDFNALGRAFPGVDIMAVDVSQSSGLYTRYGIVAVPDILLFHRRKPVLRFNYTERSYENLVTFLRNNTGLEPKAEIEVSTVDLEGPLTTTLVTQPDYLLLFSNVFVILFTIYIVKQRLGDSILQRVREYMDYARQVWRTGEFYEQVGVHDNEDGGFG